The following coding sequences are from one Thermodesulfobacteriota bacterium window:
- a CDS encoding dihydrolipoamide acetyltransferase family protein yields the protein MPYEFKLPDLGEGIVEGEIVKWHVKEGDPVEEHQVVAEVETDKAIVEVPTPKKGKVLKLCRAEGDVLAVGETLFVIEPENEVEEEGEKSVSVVGTLPTEEEVLATPKVRSLAKKLGVDLKGISGTGPGGAITEDDVRGGSEAARKEARDRFGPVERVPMKGVRKSIARNLKLSQERTAFVTGMDDADVTRLWDLREREKDVPRLEGVHLTFMPFFMKAVQHALVTHERLNGSMDEDTEEIVVKKYYNIGVAVDTPDGLMVSVVREVDKKTILDLARELQELSKKARERKITLDELKGSTFTISNFGTFGGVYATPIINYPDVAILGTGKVKEKPWVVDGKVEVRKILPLSLTFDHRVVDGGEASAFLNKIISYLEDPGKLFIESS from the coding sequence GGAGCACCAGGTCGTGGCCGAGGTCGAGACCGACAAGGCCATCGTCGAGGTGCCTACCCCGAAGAAGGGTAAGGTGCTAAAACTCTGCCGCGCGGAAGGGGACGTGCTCGCGGTCGGCGAGACGCTCTTTGTCATAGAGCCCGAGAATGAGGTGGAGGAAGAGGGGGAAAAATCCGTCTCGGTCGTGGGTACTCTCCCCACCGAAGAAGAGGTGCTCGCCACTCCCAAGGTCCGGAGCCTCGCCAAAAAGCTCGGCGTGGACCTGAAGGGTATCTCCGGCACGGGGCCGGGCGGGGCCATAACCGAGGACGACGTCCGGGGCGGCTCGGAGGCCGCGAGGAAAGAGGCGCGCGACAGGTTCGGCCCCGTAGAGAGGGTGCCCATGAAGGGCGTCAGGAAGAGTATCGCCAGGAACCTGAAACTCTCTCAGGAGAGGACCGCGTTCGTAACGGGCATGGACGACGCCGACGTAACGAGGCTCTGGGACCTCCGGGAGAGGGAGAAGGACGTGCCCAGGCTGGAGGGCGTGCACCTTACGTTCATGCCCTTCTTCATGAAGGCCGTGCAGCACGCGCTTGTGACCCACGAGAGGCTTAACGGCAGCATGGACGAGGACACCGAAGAGATAGTAGTAAAAAAATACTATAACATCGGCGTGGCCGTGGACACCCCGGACGGGCTCATGGTCTCGGTGGTGAGGGAGGTCGACAAGAAGACCATCCTCGACCTCGCCCGCGAGCTTCAGGAGTTGAGCAAGAAGGCGCGAGAGAGGAAGATAACCCTGGATGAACTCAAGGGGAGCACCTTTACCATAAGCAACTTCGGCACCTTCGGCGGCGTTTACGCAACGCCCATTATAAACTATCCGGACGTGGCCATCCTCGGCACGGGCAAGGTCAAGGAAAAACCGTGGGTGGTGGACGGGAAGGTGGAGGTCAGGAAGATACTGCCGCTATCGCTGACCTTCGACCACCGGGTGGTCGACGGCGGCGAAGCCTCCGCGTTCCTGAATAAGATAATCTCCTACCTGGAGGACCCAGGGAAGC